Genomic DNA from Anthonomus grandis grandis chromosome 5, icAntGran1.3, whole genome shotgun sequence:
TTAGTTTGAAGTCTTTTACAGTGGGTTTAGCCATGTGAACTGGTAATAATGTTTTCCATATGGCTATACAAACTTCTGTGACAATCTTGGAAACAGATGATTTCGAAATTCTGAATAAGAAAGCGATTTGGCGAAATCGTACCCCAGTAGCTGAAAGTTTGTACCCAAGTATCTGAAATCAaaacgttatttatttatacaagctctaaaaattatttgatgtaaCAGAGTAAAACATTCAGAACAACCCGAGGAAcagcccttaaaaaaaaaatatttccattacAGTACAACTGGAGTATGGAATAAAAGCAGGTTTAATTcacaaattttttgtttcagataaTACCGttaagaaaaaatggaaacatCTGCGAGATACTTATTGTAGAGAATTGAAAAACATTCCAAAACCCCGTTCAGGAGCTGATGCTGATAGCGAACCAAAATATAAAGGCACATGGCCTTATTTTGAATGCATgtcatttttaagaataataataaagcctCGAAAAACTATTGGTAACATCGGACAATCAGAAAATTTACAAGAATTCTCTAACGAAGAAGGCAATAGTACAATTCTATCGGAATCGGCAACTATGGATGACGAATGAGAAAACACGGGTgaacataacataattattgAAGAAATTAGTGAGCTTGAGTCGTGGATGTCTATGGCAGAGGACAGCAGTTTTACAGCATGCATGAAAAGCAATGATCACATCACTCTGCAACCAGGGACTACGATTTCCACATCTGGGCTAGACACACAAGACTGCATCATTCTCCAACAGATGCCCTCTACTTCCATTTTTAAGCAGACGCCGTCACGTTCCATGCCTCCAAAGCGCGCAGCTCCAGTAACACAAAATCGCccttgtaagaaaaaaaaagttggcgAAGAATTTCATGAGGCTTTTCTTGAAATTGAAAGagagaaaataaactttttgcgTAAGGAACAAATCAACGAGGACGATGATGACATAGGCTGATTCAAGTctttattaccgtttatgaaacAACTCCCAGCATTAAATAAACTGCAGTTTAGGACACATAtgcaacaaatattaataaaagaactgaaaaaaaaattattcagctTTGCCCTCCTCTAAGGTTACTCCTACAAACATGTTAGAGTAGATCATAAGTAATAATCACTGTATTGAGATATTAActatattattcaaaatttcatgagatttttttgtgaactttttttttacttacctcACGGTCAGCATTAATCTTTCTTCGACAGATATAGGCCGTTGGAAGGTTGTAGAACTTAATAGTATTGCAGGTTTTATAGCCTTTAAAATGTAATCAAATGTTGTTGGTAACATTCGTGCATACTCCTTAACTTTGGTGGGTTGACTTCTCAACTGTTCATACAGATAATGGAATTCATCATGTAAATGCCTTTCCAAGTATTTAATATTGGTTTTACTTCTTTTGCGTTGAAATTTTTTCACGAATTTGTATTTCAAGTAAGAGTTTTCGAGCAAAAAAGAAATGCGTTTGTTCATAGTGAAACCACAGTGAAACGCTGTGGCATGACTGTGAGCCACGCGATTCCCACATAGGACAGCGGCATCGAATCTCATCGCTTCGCCCCTCATCGCATTATAGACACATCGCATCGcgcgtagccgatcgagagttctagccgtgacactgctttcgtggcgtcaaaattgaagccgagatttggtggcgcacgccgtacagtggaacgactacgtggagataccgcgggacctaatattttacattttacaagataatatatttttttatcattacgtatttttaggtatatgataaatgttttaaatattttttaatatttattttattggaaaaaatatacataaacggtgtttcgcattcgtctaccctcaaaatacaaaaatggataatttaccccaaagttgcacattatttacttgtaaaagaatatgccatataaaaaaatatatatattatattttatgtggttttgaagattattgaaaaaaaaacaaattttcaaaaacttattcttgacaattttgtgggttatcttggttgctattggaaagtttttgcattgctgtattactttttcgtaaaaatgttaatgccgaaaacgaaattaggtaggtacgtacctacgccaaatttttgttgcttatttaaaaaatcgaaaatttgaatgattccgaagataataaaaaaaaacaaaaaaaaaaatgtaaaatccattgtaatttttaactgagcttaaacaggaatgcagcaagaggtaggcattattctaaataaaattaaccctTTGCGGTCGTTGTCATGTCTGACATGACACCAGGCGTAGTCGTTCACGTTTACACAAAACTTTGCTTTGAGATCGTTTGTCATGCCCTACATGACAAGGCAAAAAGCCGATTCTACTCGTTGTCATGTCTCTCATGACACATTTTCAAAGTCGATTTACTCGTTATTCATTTATACCATGACAAAACCGATAACAAATTTGAATTCCGCGGGAAACTTTATTTAGGAATACACATGCTTTTTTTATGCAAGTCGTGACTTATTTGGCAACCTTGCGATTTTTTTGTTGAGTGCCGGTCGCGACAAATACACGTGCATTCTTATTTAGTCTTATTTGAGTATTTGAGAGAGTTAGGTATGCAgattttgtttgtgtttttttaatattttgtaagattCGGATGTTTGtttatagttataattatgGCGAAAAGAGCATTAACGGACACGGAGTTAGAGGAACTATTATACGTAGACGAGGAGGAGTTTGACTTGGATCAGTTTAGTTCAGAGAGTGACGAATGGGAGGATATAGATCAAAATCTCAGTGAAAATGATTCTGACGAAGAGTCTGAGGAAcgtgtttataatttaaatttatggaGGCCATGGACAGCAAATGAaccaagatttaaaatattcccTTTCTTAGAAGATGTTGGATACCATCCACCACGAAATAACCAGCCAGTGTCCGAACTagatttttttcagttattttttacGGACGAACTTATACAAGCAATTGTGGATGAAACAAATAGGTATGtatttaattgtattatatttcaagcaaaagaaaaatgtgtaaatatatttttagatatgctgcagaaaaaattttaataaacacgCCGCTCACAAAAAGGTCAGTTTGGAAGTCTTGGAAACCAGTCACATTAGAagaatttatggcatttttgggcGTTTTACTTAATATGGCCTTAAATCCAAAGACCGAACTAtctgactatttttctaataactgGATCGACCATCAACCCtttttcaaagatattttttcGAGGGACAGATTCatgcaaattttttggaatCTTCACGTTTCTCCACCCGAAGAAGAGCAGATGGGAGTGAAGAGTCGTAGCGCCAAAGTGAAAAATGTGTTATGGTATCTGGAAACACAATTCAAGAAGTTTTATACTCCAGATAAGAATATTTCTGTAGACGAAAGTACTATTGGTTTTAAAGGCAAAGTATCctttaaagtttataataaagCCAAACCTACAAAATGGGGAATAAAAGTATATGTGCTTGCAGATTCAAAAAATGGTTACATATTTACGATGGAGCCATATTTGGGAACTCAAACAACCCAGGGATTGATACGCCCAGATTTACCAGCAACCGCCCGCATAGTAGTTCATTTGgtgcaaaaacttcttaatTCTGGAACTGGTTCGGGAGGTTACcatatatttatagatagatATTATTCAAGCCCTTTGTTAGCACGCgagttacataaaataaacatacatgTAACGGGTACTGTAATGGCTAATCGACAAGGAATTCCGACAGAATTAACTACCGCAtatacaagaaaatttaaaaaaggcgaGATATCTTCCAGGCATGACAATTCTATATCAGTACTGGCATGGAAAGATAAAAGAGTTGTTCTTATGTTATCTAGTGTATATGACAACTCAGTACAAAATATAACCAGGCGAACGAAGACCGCTGAAGGGCGTTGGATTGAAGAAGTCATAGAAAAACCTACAGTTATATATGAGTATAACAAATTTATGGGAGGGGTTGACGTTGCTGATCATTATGCAGCAAGCTATCAATTTTTGCGaaaaacaagtaaatggtgGCGAAAAGTATTTTTCTGGTTATTAGATGTGTCGATAAATAATGCccttatattacaaaaaatagcaaCAAATAATCAGCAACTTCGATCGAGGaatttcaggaaaaaattagttattcaATTAGTTGGAAACTACAGAAATACATCCAGACGTCGATCAGCTTATGGTGCCGAGGATATTTCTCGCCTAAATAATAGGTTCCATGCCATTtatgcaagaaaaaataattccgATTGCAAAGTTTGCAGTGATCGATCAAAAAAAGGTGGCCGAAAAACTACTACCTATTATTGCAAAACATGTCAAGACCACCCTGCTTTGCATCCCGGGGAGTGCTTTGAGAAATATCACACCGAGGAAAATTACAGATAAATACgtgttcttttttgttttttttttagaataaatatcATGCTTTCCTATAAACTATAAAatgcgttttatttttaactttcttgataaaaaaaattgttctaaaagtatattaaaaagcTCTccgataaaaaaagaaatttgctgCCATTTATTACAtgatatattacaaatatttactaaaactttatttttttattttactcaatatatcttttatactttcgctaaattttaatattgtaaggCAATTagaataacaaataacaataaataaacctatCAAGTCCCATAAAATATATTCGTTGCAAATTAGCCTCCGAGCTGTACGGAGAATCAGCGGTAATTACCGAACGAGCGGGATGGTTGTCATGGTATAGATGACAACGATCTGTGCTCTTATCTGAAAGTTGCACTGCCGTCCGCAAAGggttaagattgtaaaatgtaagttaaaaataaaattgttaatttacccacctaatttaaataccgaatctttattctttttaaaactcaaagcgagtatcaaaatagtttggtagtttaaaattttaaatgcgtaatcttactataaactacaataataactgcagtaaaatattatttcgaatcaacgcaaaatatctgccccagcgcggaatttttgccatcgcgatgcagtcgtcgcctcgcatgatttcggcttgtgttgtgaggtatcgatggaagcggggataagtgtccaggctagaactatcgatcggctacgcaTCGCGTCGTTAGCTTCGTCGCAACTGATCGCTCACGTAGGACACTGCGTAAGAGTAACGAATAATCGCTCGTCAGCTGATACCGCTTCTCttaagtatttttcttttcaatttctgGTCggatcaaaataaaaaaaaaataaaattgtttttcgttTATACGCAAATCCGTTCAAGAAACCAATTCTTTgaccattttctttttttcctgtttttccTCGAATAGTAACAAACCTATGGCAACACCAACtgcaacattttgtttttttgaatattcatgaAAGGCCATTTTATTATTCACTCTCAAAAAACCAGCGAACTGTGTGATACCGTTTGCGATACTGTCTTAAGGTGTGGGTACTACTAATATATGATACGGTATCATGAGACCTCGCCTCGCGACGTATCTCGAGACAAGTCTCACAGTGTGTGGGCTACTTAATGTACTACCTactattagttttatattgtaCCAGCTAGTGAGTTTGATCTTTTTACTTGTTACATCActgaatttattgtattatctGCACAGTTTCTAAGCTAAGAAACTATGAAGACACAACATTGAAGAAAAATACGGCACAGCCAAAATACGCACAGCTGTAgtcaaatatttatgaattgAATGAATAATAAATTGACTTAACTGtcaatcaaagaaaaaacattatatttctaaatgtttttattttttgccagGCTATTGTAAAAATggatcttaaattaaataaaatacggttgctacatttttaaaacaacaatgACATTTAGGGACAACTTCAGGTTATAAAAACAATCATGGCCGCCGTTACGTCATTGACGCATTGAGAAACAAAACAAAGACTGGTTCCGTCAGAATCTTgtcacgaaaaaaaaacattaaaaattgcaaaattttcagtgtaaaaattgataaatatggCAGAAAATAATACGGAGGGTTCAGAAAGGTAAGTCGCATATTTCGGTTAGTATTAAGGTATATCACATTCGTTTCCgaacattaatattttacaccaGATTGTAGGGTCAAATCCAACAGCTGATTTCCTATTAAACAatactacattttttaaattggctgCTTCTAACAATATATTGCATAGTTTTGTCTGGAACTATTACTTACTCGTACCTCATGATTCTAAGTAGGcaataaattaatcaaaacaataagtaatttttcaaaacaatttttatttactttagctCTAGATctataaagatattatttaagtGCATTTTTATATTGTGTTTCTAGGAATGATGTAACTGATACtataaaagatattataaagttaaaaaaaaatctttaatataataCAAGGGCACACTTACTCAGGCATTTAAGCATTATTACCTAGATCTTAATTCTATCATTAATGCAATATGagtggaaaaaaaagtttatataactTTTCAGTTGACTCTTAAAccaagttaaaattaattagaaaaaaacttgGACAAAATGAAATGATTGGAGTGTTCATTGTCAGCAGTGTTTTGATATACACAATCATCTACAGGATGTCACTGCTATAAGTGATAACTTTGCCAACATACAGTtgggagaaaaattatttggccaccttaatttcttttgtaaaattaaaactttttgtagAATTGAAACTTATGCAATAAAAGATTCTTggataattatattataaatatatacacaGTTAGTTGTAGACCTAAATTAGTAACACAGggtttaatattaataactactttaaaaaaaaatacaaattctgaAAAAGCAAAGAATTCATTCATCCACTTAAATGTATTACtgaaaattcaacaaatatttaaaaactaataatggGTGGGATATccttttgattttataatttctgcCAATGTATTAGGCATCGATTCTACAAGTTTCTTGGTAAAATCTATTTCAATATTGGACCACTCTTGACATTAAAAGCAATAAATCTTCTTTGTTCactattttatgttttttttactctttCCTTTAGTTCAGACCACACATCCATAATTCCATCAATAAAATGGAGCTGACACACTTCATGCCATGACATACATCCCCATAGGAGTACAGAACCACCTCCGTGTTTTACTGTAGGGATTAGGTTTTTGGGATTGTAAGCTTTCCCACGCTAATCTATACACTTTCTATACACTAAAGTTTTCTTTGATTAaccaaacaattaaatttttgttttgtctgtaaatatcacatttttcccATCCTCTATAATTTTGCGTAAATGTCTTTGAGCAAACTCAAGgtgtttatttctatttttcttatttatgaaTGGCTTCTTTCTTGCTACCCTGGCCCATATATCCTGGACATAAAAAATTCTCTTATGATCACTAGCTAAGCTTTTTACTAAGTCTATAGCACTCGTCTGTGGGTTTTCCTTTACTTCtttaagcattttttgtttctctCAAATGGTCAGTTTACTTTTTTTCCTCTCCCTGGCAATGTTTTTGTTGTATGAGtggtttcatatttttttataatatattgaagTGTTGAGCGAAAGTGAAATGAAGTTGAAGCTTGAAACTAATTTTCCTATTTCTCTTTGAGATTTTTCTtcttgatataattttattatcaaatctCTGATTTCCTGTGGAACTTCTGATaatttgtgacccatttttaaatttactaatgcTCTTTATGACAAACAATAACAAACTGTGTGCTAAATATCCTTTAGAATCtatatttaccaattttttgcAACCAAAAGTAAAGATAAGAGAATTTCATTGACATTATTACTGCAAATTGTTAATGGACGAAATAACTTTGCTCATCAAGATTTTATCAGAttatcttatttcttttaaaggttttaaacaagtgaaaaaaaatgtatgctgtatatttattttttgggaaaCAGCCTACATATCCACTGActtccttttaaatttttacttaagtGCGAGGTAGCATTCTTGTATGAAATTCATGTATGTATTCACCTATGAAAAATTGGGGTGGATGAATAATAAATCTGCCGACTTTAGATAATATAAAGCTATTAGTCCTCTCTCAGTCCCTATTGAAACTATTCACTTTAAAGTAATATctgaataaagtaatataatatttatgaatctTTCTCTCATGAAatgaaagaagaagaaagaaagaaagaaaatgtgctatattacgtaagacaacaaaatcttgtgtacaagcatcctaaaaactaaaaaattccaaatttattttaaatttcaaatttcaaacaaacataacatctaaaacactttaccataacatttacacacattaccaaaattaatcataacaaaacagattgagaaaaaaaaagcatctttttgataaatttcattaaaaaataagtaaagctgtcaataaaacagaatttagaagaagtaaattaaattatttaaccggaaacaaaactaaaacactaaaatgatgtcaaagcacaggttaaaaggtatcattgaaaaaatcgtcaaggctataatatgccctgaataataaaagtgattttaattcctttttgaatctcttaacttctaaaatttgtctgatacatagaggaacatggttgtacatttttttgctaaggtatataagtgagttcttggtgagggaggatgtagggattggtaagggaaaatcgttaacctggcgagtcatatgaccagtgttagagggaggtttaggacatttatgaataagagtagctgtttctaagataaaaagagaaaaaagagttaggattttttgagatataaagagaggtttacaagaatctcttaacccagcggaacataggtatctaactgcctttttttgaatcacaaaaattatgtttaataatcccttgttgcttaaaccccaaaaaggcaagccataacgaaggtgggactcaataagagaaaagtacactgaacgtgcaactacccctcccagctcatgccccgccattcttactgcaaagcatccagaggataattttgatgcaagatttaggatatgatctttgaagcgaaggcgaccatcaatggtaataccaaggaacttacagctttctttgttttgcaagggggagttttcactaaacataaggccctgaacgtcacacttaaatcccataataaagattttgcccacattaaatacaagcctgtttgcagcacaccactccgataaaatcttaagatcctcaaaaacctgggctctaacattatcagaatctctatgattccataaaatggtggtatcatcagcaaactgaaccactttgccctgcagttttattgaacccaaatcatttacatagagcaaaaataatagtggtcctaacactgaaccctgaggtactccagttttaagggatctggaattggataaacatccagatactgtaactctttgggtacgattagacagataggattccagccattgcaatgccacacctctaaagccataattattgagcttagacagcagtattccatgatctacacaatcaaatgccttggataaatcgcaaaacactgccgccgcggactctccagaatttaaggacacatagacactctccaaaaagccgaaaacagcgtcatgagtcccttttcccgtttgaaatccaaactgatttgcagataaaatgcaattatgttgcaaaaaagataaaattctgatttttgcaagttttttcaaatcttggagagggtagataatatagaaattggacggaaattacaaggctcactcacatctccacccttataaagagggataaccactgcctccttcaaacatgctggaaagatgccattatgaaaggaattgtttatggcagaagctaaggcattcaatgctgagtcaggcaaaaggagtagtaattttgatgatattccatcagctccagctgatttatggttttttaagcttttaattgcatctctaacatcagtaaggctaacaggataaaagaaaaaagaatttttgaactgacacttgttgaatataatgcaaaggatcactattagtattcacatccttgagcaataaatgaggaatattacagtaataatcatttaaactatttggtctcacttctggttctgaaactttcttgtgagaatgcctgaagtcatttataattgaccaacattctctctgcctatttgaggacatattcaagcggtcactataatatttaaccttagctgcttttatcgtctttctatatagactacgatatttctgatgataaagaataatgtttgcattagttgtaaacttgcacagcttagccaaaaaacggaggtttttagctgaagttctgaggcctgctgtgacccatggtttcctatttttcattttaagcctctttttaggaaaacactgattgatcttgtcacataaacgagtcaggagccatttcaactgcattccaattaaccaaagctgcagtagaagaaaaagcattaaaatttgctctgctgaaagttcttcctatataatgagatgaaggaaatacagtgttgcatggaatcctagcgagaatggcttcatggtcagaaataccagatgagagtactctacatgacacatcatttaaatttgtacacaaataatcaatagtagttgcagatgaggatgttatatgtgtgggtgaaagaacatgcatcttcaagtcataagattccaatatacttaaaagggatgtatgatatgatggcattcttacatcagtgaagttaatattaaagtcaccagccaatataactatggagtgtagagataattgggataatagagaatcaagtttgtccaggaacataccaatatctcctgtgggtggtctataaacacaaagaacatataaattaaatctcttacaaaaacaaagggagaattcaaaaaccttctccaacagaaagctatcatacttattaattttacagaaaaaagcttcaattgtttgtttaactaaaatagctgttcctccatgtatggagtgttgctgacaaaaaattgatataggaatataatcagatattaagaaacattcgttaggctttaaccagtgctcagttagtaatacaatatcaggaaaatcacatgaatcaagtagaagatgaagctcgtccattttatttcttagagactgtatatttaaaataaaactactgaaacttttcacatgcttattttcaatgttatttatagaatgtgagtgagattcatcttctgtgtatttatctataaaaaagaatccctatcacagtcagtatctagaagtccagattgattacttggttttattgtggacacattttttgatgaaatgctacttttgaaatgttttaaaatatgggtatacagtaataatgccaaatctgatccaaagttgctggcatgattagactctaaaattctatttagattaatattattggcgtgaaatattctatagagagccttattgctattataaattacattatggtttggatacatgtaagggcttgtcatcactaaactattgctgtgtaaatgtataaatttttttaaaatatggaatgatgagcaaataccatttaacattaaaatcaacatatcattttctgtaaattccttaaccatagatgatgcagtataaATCAGTTCATTGTTTGCACTTCCTagcttcaggaaacactggacttTGTAGTTAGCTTCAAACTTCAGACGCAATTTCTTCAGGAACACTCTACTACAGTTTCCACCCACAAAAAGAAGCCTAGGTCGATTATCAACGCAAGAAGCATGAAGATGCAAAGATATTGATGAAATAGGATATATGTTGCCATTTTGCATTATATATCCTATATTGCATCTATGTTGGCTAAGATTTTTAATCTTTAGTAGGACATGCAACATGCAACCTCTTTTCAATGCAGCAAGGATTATTTCCTTCAGAAAATACTAGAGTTATTGGTACCAGACATGATCAATGACTTTGTTGCACCTAGACATATATTTCCTCCAATGCAGCTTTCACGGCTTGTTTGCATTTAGTTCCAAAAAAATGTCTGGGACTAAGTGTTGTGAATAGAGAACTAGCAGCTATTTCAGATTGGTTATCTCCACATGGTTTGTTGCATAATGCAAGGAAGAGTGTTCACTTGATGATTGGACCTCAGTTCATTAAAGccaaatttaatctttttaatttttcctgctTTCATATAAATAGAGAAATTATTCTATTTGTggaataaatatacaaatttggcgcttattttttatgttcacTTAAATTTCAAGCCTTTTGTCTATTAAAGAAATTCACCTCTGTATATCATAAACTAAAATTCCTATAGCCATTTAAATAACATACTtcacattaaatatatattgGTTAAATATCTCATTTTATCTCAGCTTGACTACTATGATGTTGTATACTACAACTTCCTTAAAGCAGAGTTTAGGAGAAAAATTCAAGTGGCTCAAAGTTCTGACATGGGCTTTGTATATGGAGGATGAAAGTTCACATGATTCCTACATAATATGTAAcacataaaattcaaaaatataaattttgtattgGCCTTAATTTTGGCTTGTTTGTGCATCACATTCTTAAGAATGGCTCTCCACCTTATTTGATGGAGTGTCTGGTACCAAGAAGTACCCTACATAGTCCTAATCTTATGCAGACAACCAGATGTCTCATTCCTTCACAACAGGATGGTAAATGGGAAGGCTGTTTCGCATATAGAGTGGTTGTTTTttcctaataccaattatatattgattattcaaaataattggtctcagtttaaaaatcttTACTCAGGGATCTACAACAAATGATGCTGTGCTTACCATAGTTTTGTTGATCATGGCCTGCTCTTGGATCGGCTGATTGTAATGGGTATATCATActcagttttttgttttttgcaatCATATATGAGAAGTTGGATCCTAATGGTAAAGATTGGCAAAAGCACTTCAAATAGATATAGGGCTACCTCAGGTGTACTGCAAGGTACCATCTTAGGTCCccttctttttatattatttataaatgaacTTCCTGACTGCGGATCAAAATCTTTGGGacttttttttgcagatgactttaaacttttcaaaataataactaACCTTCAAGATTGCATTTTACTTCAGAACGACATAGACAATATCATTCTATGGTTTCGgaacaataaaatgtaattaaatgtTACTAAGTGTTCTATTATAAGTTTTTCACTGAaggtaaatattattgagtATGATTCCAAAATTAATGGGTT
This window encodes:
- the LOC126736138 gene encoding piggyBac transposable element-derived protein 4-like; translation: MAKRALTDTELEELLYVDEEEFDLDQFSSESDEWEDIDQNLSENDSDEESEERVYNLNLWRPWTANEPRFKIFPFLEDVGYHPPRNNQPVSELDFFQLFFTDELIQAIVDETNRYAAEKILINTPLTKRSVWKSWKPVTLEEFMAFLGVLLNMALNPKTELSDYFSNNWIDHQPFFKDIFSRDRFMQIFWNLHVSPPEEEQMGVKSRSAKVKNVLWYLETQFKKFYTPDKNISVDESTIGFKGKVSFKVYNKAKPTKWGIKVYVLADSKNGYIFTMEPYLGTQTTQGLIRPDLPATARIVVHLVQKLLNSGTGSGGYHIFIDRYYSSPLLARELHKINIHVTGTVMANRQGIPTELTTAYTRKFKKGEISSRHDNSISVLAWKDKRVVLMLSSVYDNSVQNITRRTKTAEGRWIEEVIEKPTVIYEYNKFMGGVDVADHYAASYQFLRKTSKWWRKVFFWLLDVWKLQKYIQTSISLWCRGYFSPK